In a single window of the Mustela nigripes isolate SB6536 chromosome 17, MUSNIG.SB6536, whole genome shotgun sequence genome:
- the GFY gene encoding Golgi-associated olfactory signaling regulator: protein MKSLRPILFFLVFLLARLGSQADPSASPLTGFDFPEMGHPSQTSPPASENATRDLPNPDSPATAYPEPSKSPHAVSPEPSRLDFTETTNHDLRETPHPESFENPKFNSLNTSIADSLETPKINHSEMTDPEPSETPKPDATDRPHPESPETLKPNPSKTSYPEFPETPSPDPTQTPHQESPEIPKLNSTEVSLAEVPETPHPGPTKILHPKSPETHNPDTTQTPNSEFLQTLHPNSTEIPHQESHGTHNLGPTEMPQTESPTPQYQDATENPMTSDPEISASPHPESTTPFKVKATDPNELPLSPKPETPAVTQPESLKLPASVSPGTVELKASQNASLKGHDALLPSARIAGPPAPLGSPSQPAPATPRAPQRRSRGERVSTIIVVERVEETGVTLVGRPRGATGGALCLFLAGTGLLIGIFLLLWCLYRRAARHRPFTHHRLPNDGDEPVMHLEAPKDPYDLYFYAPDAWVPSHIATKQPPPTPPLPPKLPPPPRGNRPQSLEPLSPATLPNNFV, encoded by the exons ATGAAATCCCTCAGACCGATCCTCTTCTTCCTCGTCTTCCTCCTCGCCCGGCTGGGTTCCCAGGCCGACCCTTCGGCCTCGCCGCTTACAGGCTTCGACTTCCCTGAAATGGGCCACCCCTCTCAGACCTCCCCTCCTGCTTCTGAGAATGCCACTAGAGACTTGCCTAACCCAGACTCCCCTGCGACTGCTTACCCCGAACCCTCCAAATCACCTCATGCAGTTTCCCCTGAGCCCTCCCGCCTTGACTTCACTGAGACTACCAACCATGACCTCCGAGAAACCCCACACCCAGAGTCTTTTGAGAACCCTAAATTTAACTCACTCAATACCTCAATAGCAGACTCCCTGGAGACTCCCAAAATTAACCACTCCGAAATGACAGATCCAGAACCTTCTGAGACCCCCAAACCTGACGCGACTGACCGTCCACACCCAGAATCCCCTGAGACCCTCAAACCTAATCCCTCCAAAACCTCATATCCAGAATTTCCTGAGACCCCAAGCCCTGACCCTACCCAAACTCCACACCAAGAATCCCCAGAGATTCCCAAACTTAACTCCACCGAAGTCTCACTTGCAGAAGTCCCTGAGACCCCACATCCTGGCCCCACCAAGATTCTTCACCCCAAATCTCCAGAAACCCATAACCCTGACACCACCCAAACCCCAAACTCTGAATTCCTCCAGACCCTCCATCCCAACTCTACTGAGATCCCCCACCAAGAATCCCATGGAACTCACAACCTCGGCCCCACTGAAATGCCCCAAACAGAATCCCCCACACCCCAGTACCAAGATGCCACAGAGAACCCCATGACCTCTGACCCTGAGATCTCCGCCAGTCCTCACCCAGAATCGACTACACCTTTCAAGGTCAAAGCTACTGACCCAAATGAGCTGCCCCTGAGTCCCAAACCAGAAACCCCTGCAGTGACCCAGCCTGAGTCCCTTAAATTGCCCGCCTCAGTTTCTCCTGGGACAGTTGAGCTGAAGGCCTCCCAGAACGCTAGCCTGAAAGGGCATGATGCCCTTCTTCCCTCAGCCCGGATTGCGGGCCCCCCTGCTCCTCTGGGTTCCCCCAGTCAGCCGGCCCCTGCCACTCCGCGGGCCCCCCAGCGGCGTAGCCGAGGTGAGAGAGTCAGCACTATCATCGTGGTGGAACGAGTGGAGGAGACCG GCGTGACTCTGGTGGGGCGCCCCCGGGGTGCGACGGGCGGggccctctgcctcttcctcgcGGGGACCGGACTGCTGATCGGCATTTTCCTGCTGCTCTGGTGTCTCTACCGCCGGGCGGCTCGACACCGGCCCTTCACACACCACCGGCTTCCAAACGACGGAGATGAACCTG TTATGCATTTGGAAGCCCCGAAGGACCCCTACGACCTTTACTTTTATGCCCCGGATGCTTGGGTCCCTTCACACATCGCCACTAAACAGCCACCGCCCACCCCCCCGCTGCCGCCCAAGctgcccccgccgccccgcgGGAACCGCCCCCAGAGCCTGGAGCCGCTCTCCCCCGCCACGCTCCCCAACAATTTCGTGTGA